A stretch of DNA from Cannabis sativa cultivar Pink pepper isolate KNU-18-1 chromosome X, ASM2916894v1, whole genome shotgun sequence:
gaaacctaattatgaattattaaggtttattatatattatggattAATTAGAGTTAAAAGGGTTCGTGGATGCTGACTATGCCTCGAAGAGAGATACCAGAAAATCAACCACTTCCTACGTTTTTTTGACAAACTGAAACTATATAAGCTAGAAGGCCCAACTACAGTCCATGGTTGCTCTTTCCACCATAAAAGCAGAATTCATGACAATTACAGAAGCATTCAAGGAAGCATTATGGCTTAAGGGAGTTCTTTATGAATTGAAACAAATCAAAGGGGAATGATTGTATATTCAGATAGCTAGTCATCCATCCATTTTTGTAAGAACTCGACTTATCATGAAAAGAGCAAACATATAGATATAAGACTCTACCAGATTAAAGAGAAGATAAAAGAAGGGTTGGTTGATTTAGAGAAGGTCAGAACAGAAGATAATCCTGCTGATGTTGGGACTAAGGTCTTAACAATAAATAAGTTCAAGTATTGCTTAAACTTGGTCAATCTCAAAAGTTAGTAAACTAAGATTTCTAGAACACCAACCATGATGGTTGTATTCTTTCTTCATCACTGTCAATATTTTAATTTGAAGTAACTAGGTGGAATTTGTGGTATAGTTCCTCCAATAGAAAAGGTTTCCAAAAGTTATCATCATTTTTGGAACGTTGTTGACTCACGGAAGCATGTCCTGGAAGGCTTTCTTGTCCTTCTAGGAAGGGTCCTTGGGAAAGCTAGCCTTCCTTTCAGAAAGGAGTTTTGGATGGCTAGTTGTTCCTCCTAGAAAGGATTTTCAAATAGTCAACTTCAACTGGCTCTTTCCTATTCGAAAAGTTCCTTCAACGAGTGCATTGGTTCGTAATTCTAGAAGCCCTCATTATATGCTCCCAGAAGCATTCATACTTATGCTAACGTGGAGATCTCACTCAAAAGAGAGTTAGTTAAGTTGGTTATTacctaactaacttaacaacttCACTTTTTGCAGCCACCGACTTTagaaacttaaaaataaattatcattttactatcactaactcaaaaagaaaaagagaaaaaaaaaagttaaaagaatAACGTTGTAACAACaaatttcatgaaaaaaaataatataacagtataaaaagataaatcaaGTTATCAAAACTAAGTGAAAAAAATCGTAATACAAAAACATATTGATGAGCTGATATTGTTTTGCTTATTGCAATTatgtcaatattttattattattttttgttaatttataattattttttgttgttttcattttatttattaagttgttctagagttatttttgaattatttttttattttactaaaacaCAGTACTacgtattttataattttaaaattttaataaaatatttttaatacataaaaatataaaaatatttgtgtcccaatatttttgtaatttttccttaatttttagtatttttgtaaaatttttttaaagaaaaagccCAAActagtttattattaaaaaagaaaaaagaagaatgcATGCCATTCCCATCCACTGTCCACGTGCAAATTTTGGAAGCCACGTGGCCCCACCAACCACATACACATAGCAGCAGAGGGTGTACGTAGTCATCCACATTAACTTCTTCCTTCAgctacttcttcttcttcttcttcttcttctcatttcAGCGGCTCGGGTCGACTCGACTCAGCACCAACCCACGCCTCATCGTCATGGATCGCCTCCTCCCTCCTCCCACAACAATCTCCAGGTCACAAATCGATGCCCTTATATCCTTTAATAGAAtaaatttgcatttttttttgtatttaacgATCTAAGCTAATATGTCCTCCTCGAATTTACGGGTTCGAATTTGTGAAAATATTCTTGGGTATTTtgtgtttattaatttattggattttttttttatctcgaATTAGTGGAATTTGGAattgttggtttttttttttttttggtaacaaCTGTGAGTGACCAAACCCTCTATTCTTTTAAGTGTGGAAAGTTTGGCGATTTTCTGGAGGGAGAGGGGTTTTAGTGTtcttaacttatatatatacacgcaCATACGTGTAGATGTATTTATAGAaagatttttgtatttttaattgcAAACAAATCAGCATAAACTTTAGCCCCTAAATTTAATTAAGGAAGAGAAGGGGATTTTAGTAGAACTTTGTTTGCACGTTTTGAATTACTCTTTTTATTTAGTATTTTCTGTGCAGTTTAAAGTTTTGCACTTTTAAATTATCTAGTTTTAGTTGTGCATTGTGGGGGGTGTAATCACTAAATCCTAGTTTTATTAGGAATTTTCTTTccactttcattttttttttttttgattttttgtttaaGTCTCAGTTAGATGTTCAACCTATAAATACGGTTTATACTCACGTTTAAAAGAAGAATGTTTGGTAAACTATGAAGATTTTGTTTCTCTTCTTTCGAGCATCTGGTTCACCATTTATTTCACTGTAATATATTTAGTTATTTGTACTCATAATCTCTTAACCAGCCTCTTTAATTTGTATTTGGTTTGGTTTATTTACTGTTAGTGTTTACTTTTATTCTCTCTAATTTATGtagcattttattataataCGAACTATATACAAGTGGCGAAAAATTGGGCACCACCTGTTCTCATTATAGATATACCAGGAAGGATTTCTTTCAAGAGTTGAGTAACCTTCCTCCCTTGGTTTTCCCATCCTAATGGGGAATTTATTGAGTTTGACTGCTTCAAAATCCAGGATGAAGGAGTATCACGAGGTGTCTGAATATGAAACCTGCAAGAGGCAAAGAATGTGCCCAAGTGTTGCTGAGGAGAACCCCAGACTGATTCCTAGTCTTCCTGATGAGCTGTCTATCCAGATTATCGCTAGGCTTCCTAGAATTTACTACTTTAATGTGAGAATGGTGTCGCGAAAGTGGAAGGCAACTGTTATGAGCCCTGAACTTTTTAAGTTGAGAAAGGAACTTGGCACCACTGAAGAATGGCTGTATCTATTGACAAAAGCGGAGGACGAGAGGTTTTTATGGCATGCTTTGGACCCCTTATCGGAAAGATGGCTGAGGCTACCTTCCATGCCTGATGTTGTTTATGAAGAAGGACAAAATAAAGGTGGTTTTTCCATGTATTGGATGTGGAACATGTTGGGGCCTAGCATCAAAATTGCTGACTCTATTAGAGACTGGCTTGGGCGTAGGAACACTTTAGATCAAATGCCATTTTGTGGTTGTGCTGTTAACGCCGTGGATGGATGCCTTTACGTCGTAGGTGGGTTTTCTAGATCTGCAGCCATGAAATGTGTCTGGAAATTCGACCCAGTGCAAAATGCATGGACTGAAGTAACTGCTATGGCCGCAGGCAGGGCCTATTGTAAGACAGGAATTTTGAATGGCAAACTCTATGTTGTTGGGGGGGTTAGTCAAGGCCGAGGTGGATTGAGTCCGCTTCAATCTGCCGAAGTATTTGACCCCTCCACAGGTACATGGTCCGAAGTGCCAAGTATGCCCTTCTCGAAAGCTCAAGTGTTACCCACTGCCTTTTTGGCTGACATGCTAAAGCCTATTGCAACTGGGTTGACTTCATACATGGGAAAGTTATGTGTGCCTCAAAGTCTGTATTCATGGCCCTTCTTTGTTGATGTTGGGGGAGAAGTTTATGACCCTGATACAAATTCATGGAATGAAATGCCAGCTGGCATGGGAGAAGGCTGGCCTGCACGTCAAGCAGGAACAAAGTTGAGTGTTGTGGTAGATGGTGAATTATACGCTTTTGATCCTTCTAGTTCCTTGGACAGTGGTAAGATTAAGGTGTATGACCATGGGGAAGATGTTTGGAAGGTTGTTATAGGAAAAGTCCCCATCTATGATTTTGCAGGTTCTGAATCTCCATATTTGCTTGCTGGATTTCACGGAAAGCTTCATGTCATCACCAAAGATGCCAATCATAGGATTGCAATTTTGCGTGCTGATCTACAGCACGATAGCCCTGATTCCATTCCGTCGAGCTCAGCTTCTCTCACATCTGAATCCTCTGACTCACAGGCAGATTCAGATGCAGTTATCTGGAAGGTCATCGCGAGGAAGGACTTCGGTCCCAAGGAATTAGTCAGTTGCCAAGTTCTTGACGTTTGAGCACAAGAGTCACACAATCAAGTGTCCGTACAATGACACGAGTTTCGTTTCATTTACTTTTTCTATGAGAGCAATTATgttatttccttttaaaatgAGGTATATTGTATAGAGCAGTGTAgtatataataaatgtatacGTGTAAACTGTTTGTGAGAAGTTCTCTTATTTTATTACAAACTGAACTAGTGTCAATTGCCAGAAGCTGATGTGTGATTGATTATCTGTTATTGGGTGATGGCCTTGAAAGTTTAAACAACCACAACTGACATTGATATTACTCTTGGATATGGGATGTTTCTGATACAAACAACCACAACTGAGACATTCAATACTATACGTACCGTAACCATGTTTGTCATTTCTTAATATATTCACAATAATGATTCAGTCATGGACTTGGAGTAGTAACTTAGATTCTTATCTCGTGGAGCCAACTTTGAAATATTTGGCTAAGACATCAATCGTGGTAATGTTTTTGATATCGTatcattattagtgtaattaagtatcggatTAAATATCGGATCACATGTTAATTTAGGATTAAATTTCGGATCACATGTTAATTTAAGATAATAATTTTTGGGGAATATTACAAACTTAATAACAATATACTTATGAAAACATACATAGTGAACTGAACATGCAAAAACCATCTCAATTAGATTGGTTTACAATAGTTAACTATGATTAATTGTTGTAAATTGGACAcatgtataaattttttattttaatactaattagttaatggaaaatttacaccaatattatttttgataaaaattttactttacgtttaaatattttttttatatatatttacggtattctataaaaataagaaattatcacataaaagtaataagaaaacatcaaaataatatacaaataataaaaaatcaacaacaaaataacaagagtataacataaaaaataacatgaaaatattaaaagattatattttcaataaataaaattttaaaaactgtaaaaatatttaaaatttcatacaattatatttttgtaattttaattttgttatttaatgtatTTCAGAAATAATCCCATAAAGAaatgcttcttcttctttttttttttttcctttttctttagtGTGAGCTCTTCTATATCATAATTGTGTTTTTTGATGTCGCCAACAAAGAACAATACGTTGATGATATGAATTGATTAATCTTAATCGACCTGTATATTTTTAGTgctagaaattttaattttaatctaATTCATTGTGTTCGTATGTCAATTTATTATGTTCACATGTCGATTATACTTAAAACTATATCGATTaacataattaatattaaatatttaaattatatatatttaattgtgtCAATTTTTCTGActaatttgaataataaataaataaataaaattaattaattaaataattaatcgtAGATTATCTATACAATAAACAAAattgttaatattaaatgtaagtaagctatatttttatgttcttgtaagtaaattttttttagtttggatttatttttttgaaaattatatataatatttaactataaatttacaattttaataatatattgaaGATAAACGAGTCAATTCATATTACATGCGTTGACTCTAACctaaactaaataattattgAGTCATTTGGatttgatctaattttaacttgtttttacttttcatgaTTTTAATACGCAATAATTCGTATCAAATATATCGTACTATCGTGTCGTGACTTGAATCGCTACTTACAAGTTGTAAAATCTTTAATAATGCAAAAGATGGATTTTTTTATGATAGTGTGGTCCCAACTTTGGAAAAATGGGGTGTGACAAAAAGATATTTaatctaatatatatttttttttttgaataaaatctaataatttttatagtgCATATTTGTCAAAATTATGAATGCCCTCCAATGACACAGCAAGCAACTTCTCAATAAAGCCTGCTCTGGCTTACATAGGATTCTTGAAGTTGACTCCTAGTCATCTGATGATGATCAAAACTCATCCGAGTCAAAGCTAAGAATCCAAGTTGGCATCAAATTTGTATTCcttactttatttatttctttattagtAGTGTTAAAATGTTTATTATTGTCAAATCAACACTTTAGAGATTCTTTAATCATCACATAGATTTTTGGTTCAAGTCCCAAGTTGGATCAATTTGGTGGGTTTTGCTGTTAGGGCTGTTGGCCATAATAAAAAgcccttatatatatatataaatatatatttatgtatgtatatttgTTCAGTCTTACTTCAACCATACTGTAATTACTATAATCTAAAGCAAAAGTGGGGAAGAGAAGATGACAATAGAAAGTGCCCAAGTTGAGGTCTCTTGTTCTCACTTGTCTAATAGTACCAAAAGTCCCTTATCTCTTTTgcttttgtgtttgttttttttaatcaaaggTACCGGTGGGAGTGGGACTTGATTTAAAACTGTCCAATTATAAATTACTACTGAAAAATTGGATCCCATTGTTTTTCTCAAATGAGTtctcaataataataacaataaaattctCTACAATGAGTATTCAAGtactttgcttttttttttcttcttctttttatctTATCATGAATGGTTTAATTGCTTAATAATTGATACATAAAAGAAAAATGGTGGTGCCTTAATGGTGGGCAAAGTGAACTAGCTATAGTAGTAGTGATGATAATTGATATGTCTAATATAAGATCAATTCAATTACTCTTTTTATTGTTCAACTAGAATCTTTCAACAATTACAAGGAAGCACATGCATGCTTTTCGAACCAATCTCAAttagagaaaagaaaaacaaacaaattcTAAAAGAGAGATAATGAAGTGTAGGATATGAGATATTGACATTTAACTTCCATTAAGAGATTCCTTTCTTTGCCATGTTATTTACATGTAGTGGGGAGTAGTGTAGCTTTTGAGAAACGACAATAATAATCTCTATCAAACTTTATAAATAATTTCTCCAATCTTATATATGACTTAAATGATCTTTTATTATTTCTAACATTGTGGCAACTCAAACAAACACCATACCATAACTAATAATGCCTGGAAAATAATTTGATTCTTCTTCTGTTGGGGCCTAAGCACATGATGATGAGCTCATACCTTCTCTTTTTATTTGTGTGTGTACatctttttcaaatattaatttgaaattgtTACAAGTACCTGTCTCTATTTGCTTGTAATAATCAGTAATGACATGTTTAAAATTAGCAACTTTTAGAGGAGCCTTTACAGATATATGTCTAATAgtattaataatttcttttttctatttataaaataataagtaaaaaaTGTTCATCTTTCCAGCATGATTTAGTTTCACAACTTTTCTGTTAGGTGGCCAACAAAATTAAACTATCATAATCTTTTTGCTTCTGTGTCTTGATATTATTACTTGCCTTTGCttgcattatttttttattaaataaataaatataattgctATAGGTATGTATGTGCATATAGTGTGCACACTGAGAGCTAGTTTGCTGTGACCCAACAACTAATCAAAATcagattatatttttatatatattgatattattTCATGATCATGAAATTGAGCTAGGTAGGTACTtccaatatttattatatttacctACATGGAcaagaaaaagagtaattttgtgtttttttatcttttttttttttatttactattttgAAGATTAAATAGTTCCCTACACATAATCAAGAGGCTGTATTATTAAATGTATATGCCAAATTAAGCTATAGAAAGTTGTAGACTTAGACAATACCATATAACCTGAAATAGAATttgtcataataataataataataataataataataacacaaACACATGTTGTTCTCTTTTGATTTGATGGAGGTACAAtactaattacaatatataaaaacatatctCCTTCAAAAATATGCTTCGAAATCATCtgaaaaaattatgttataatCATAGAATTGATTCAGAAATTCTTGCTCCACTTGTTCTATTTtccaattaatttaatatatagaaCAATACTGTAATGTTCCAATGCCTTTAGTATAGTTgattattgtattaattttttcttaatattttctattttattttgattttttttttttaataaacttaGCAACTTTATTAACTAGCAATCGTTAATAACAATAGAACACACTTCGTTAGAACAATTCTCCAATTGAAGCACACGACCTGGAGAGAAATAAGAATCCTAGCTAAAACATGAGCCAGCTTGTTTGCAGATCGATTGAGAAAACACAACTCAACATTATTTAAAGATAAGAGAAGAGTACGAACAATTGGCTATAGGAGGAGTAGCTCATTCATCTAATATATACTATtatctttccacacattagcaatgtgacTCTTTAACatccccctcaagatggtagTTATTTTATTTGCTCACCATCTTAGACAGCTCGATCATAAGCAGCTCTTTTTTGGCTCACTATCCGTGATCATAAGTGGCTCTTTTACTCTACTTTTTGGATcggtatttttggatttttggtgGCTCTTTTTTTTTGGCTCATTATCACCGAATCACAAGTGACATTTTTTGACTTTTGGCTCTTGGGTCAGtttctttttttgaattttcgGTGGCTCTATTTTTTGGCTCTACTTCgatcggttttttttttttggtcggATAGTCGctagagattttttttatttgttttgctctgataccatgttagaatttgggaTAAGATGAATCGagtttcatctcaaaaccaattggctatGGGAGGAATAGcttattcatcttatatattctgttatctttccacacattagcaatgtggggCTCTCTATCtaacaaatatatttataataataattaaatttaatattataacaaTCATAAAATGAATACTAAATAAATTAacgaattattatatataaagagGAACACGTGTAGATTAGGGTTGATTATTGGATCAGGatttggatttaactgattcaattctattatttattagatGTTGTAATTTGTTAACTGATACAACTCAATTAAATTGAGTCAATCGATCTGATAAATACATTGGATTAAATCGGTTTTAATCATTGAACGCATTTACTGATTTTCTATTAGACTGCATTAGATTTATCTAATTTTTGTTAGTCATCATTTAAGTTGAATTTCAttcaaaagaaatatatatatatatgacataaTTCAAAACCTAATTCTCATAATTCAAAACCTAATTCTCATTATATAAgacacaaatatataaaattaacgagtatattttaaaaat
This window harbors:
- the LOC115702114 gene encoding F-box/kelch-repeat protein At1g22040 isoform X2 — protein: MDRLLPPPTTISRMKEYHEVSEYETCKRQRMCPSVAEENPRLIPSLPDELSIQIIARLPRIYYFNVRMVSRKWKATVMSPELFKLRKELGTTEEWLYLLTKAEDERFLWHALDPLSERWLRLPSMPDVVYEEGQNKGGFSMYWMWNMLGPSIKIADSIRDWLGRRNTLDQMPFCGCAVNAVDGCLYVVGGFSRSAAMKCVWKFDPVQNAWTEVTAMAAGRAYCKTGILNGKLYVVGGVSQGRGGLSPLQSAEVFDPSTGTWSEVPSMPFSKAQVLPTAFLADMLKPIATGLTSYMGKLCVPQSLYSWPFFVDVGGEVYDPDTNSWNEMPAGMGEGWPARQAGTKLSVVVDGELYAFDPSSSLDSGKIKVYDHGEDVWKVVIGKVPIYDFAGSESPYLLAGFHGKLHVITKDANHRIAILRADLQHDSPDSIPSSSASLTSESSDSQADSDAVIWKVIARKDFGPKELVSCQVLDV
- the LOC115702114 gene encoding F-box/kelch-repeat protein At1g22040 isoform X1, encoding MGNLLSLTASKSRMKEYHEVSEYETCKRQRMCPSVAEENPRLIPSLPDELSIQIIARLPRIYYFNVRMVSRKWKATVMSPELFKLRKELGTTEEWLYLLTKAEDERFLWHALDPLSERWLRLPSMPDVVYEEGQNKGGFSMYWMWNMLGPSIKIADSIRDWLGRRNTLDQMPFCGCAVNAVDGCLYVVGGFSRSAAMKCVWKFDPVQNAWTEVTAMAAGRAYCKTGILNGKLYVVGGVSQGRGGLSPLQSAEVFDPSTGTWSEVPSMPFSKAQVLPTAFLADMLKPIATGLTSYMGKLCVPQSLYSWPFFVDVGGEVYDPDTNSWNEMPAGMGEGWPARQAGTKLSVVVDGELYAFDPSSSLDSGKIKVYDHGEDVWKVVIGKVPIYDFAGSESPYLLAGFHGKLHVITKDANHRIAILRADLQHDSPDSIPSSSASLTSESSDSQADSDAVIWKVIARKDFGPKELVSCQVLDV
- the LOC115702114 gene encoding F-box/kelch-repeat protein At1g22040 isoform X3 encodes the protein MKEYHEVSEYETCKRQRMCPSVAEENPRLIPSLPDELSIQIIARLPRIYYFNVRMVSRKWKATVMSPELFKLRKELGTTEEWLYLLTKAEDERFLWHALDPLSERWLRLPSMPDVVYEEGQNKGGFSMYWMWNMLGPSIKIADSIRDWLGRRNTLDQMPFCGCAVNAVDGCLYVVGGFSRSAAMKCVWKFDPVQNAWTEVTAMAAGRAYCKTGILNGKLYVVGGVSQGRGGLSPLQSAEVFDPSTGTWSEVPSMPFSKAQVLPTAFLADMLKPIATGLTSYMGKLCVPQSLYSWPFFVDVGGEVYDPDTNSWNEMPAGMGEGWPARQAGTKLSVVVDGELYAFDPSSSLDSGKIKVYDHGEDVWKVVIGKVPIYDFAGSESPYLLAGFHGKLHVITKDANHRIAILRADLQHDSPDSIPSSSASLTSESSDSQADSDAVIWKVIARKDFGPKELVSCQVLDV